Genomic window (Chryseobacterium sp. H1D6B):
GTTAGTAAGGCAAATTTCGCGAAAATTTTATGTTAAATAACAGTGTTTTTCCCGTTTATTATCCGTGTTTTTACGGATTGTATTGTATTTATTAAAAATATAATGTGTTTTGAGATTTTTAACAAAAAAAATAGTTCCAAAAATGCTGTTTTTGGAACTAATTATAAATTTAAGGCATAAAAAAAACAGCGGAAATAAGTTCCGCTGTCTCGTAATTAGATTCAAGCTATACGCATGGATATTTTGTAAAATCTTTACAGGTATTATCAGATGTACAGCAAAGACCCGGAGGACAGGATCCGTCAATTTCACAGTAAATAGGAGACGGACCAGCTCCGCTGATTTTTTTTAGTTCATTACGTTTTAATTTTTTCATAATACTATTTTTTGGTTGTTTGGTGATCTAAATGTATGAATAACTATTTATATGTGAATTTTTATTAAAATGAAAAGCGGATAGATAAATTGTACAATTTATCTATCCGCTGAAAATAATATATATGAAAAAAAACTACTTTTTTATTTCTCTGTCGGTCTGAACACCAATCCTGTTTCTTCAAAATAATCTAAAGTGATTCTGTCACCGTCATTTACAGTTCCTGCAAGAATTTCTCTAGATAATTTATTTAAAACTTCCTGCTGGATCACTCTTTTTAAAGGTCTTGCACCGAAAGCAGGATCATATCCTTTATTCATGATGTAATCTACAGCATCCTGAGTAGAGGTCATGATGATATTTCTTTTTGCCAGCATCTCATTGAAGCCTCTCAATTGATACAGAACGATTTTTCCGATTTCTTTTTTTCTTAAAGGCTGGAACAATACGATTTCGTCAATCCTGTTCAAGAATTCCGGACGTAAGGTCTGTTTCAGTAAATCGAAAACTTCAATCTTCGTTTTATCTACAATTTCATCTTGGTTTTCTTCCGTGATGTTTTCAAAATTTTCCTGAATTAAAGGTGAGCCTAAATTCGAGGTCATGATGATAATTGAATTTTTAAAATTCACTACACGTCCTTTGTTATCGGTCAGACGTCCGTCATCTAAAACCTGTAATAGGGTGTTGAATACATCTGGATGTGCCTTTTCAATTTCATCTAAAAGAACTACAGAGTAAGGTCTTCTTCTCACAGCTTCGGTCAATTGTCCGCCCTCATCATATCCAACGTATCCTGGAGGCGCACCTACTAATCTGGAAACAGAGTGACGTTCCTGATATTCACTCATATCGATTCTTGTCATGTTGTTTTCATCATCGAATAAAAACTCTGCTAAAGCTTTTGCCAGCTCCGTTTTACCAACTCCGGTTGTTCCTAAGAATAGGAATGAACCAATTGGTTTTTTCTCATCACTTAAGCCGGCTCTGTTTCTTCTGATCGCATCAGCAACGGCCTGAATAGCCTCATCCTGGCCTACTACACGATGGTGAAGTTCTGTTTCGAGATGTAACAATTTTTCTCTTTCAGACTGTATAAGTTTGGTTACAGGAATTCCTGTCCATTTAGCAATGACTTCTGAAATATTTTCGGAGGTTACCTCTTCTTTAATTAATTCATTTTGATGATTCTGCATTTCTAATTCAAGTTGCTGCAGCGCATCTTCTTTCTCCTTTATTTTGCCGTACTGAATTTCAGCAACCTTAGCGTAATCTCCTGCTCTCGAAGCTCTTTCAGCCTCTAGTTTTAGAGCTTCTATTGCTTTTTTGATCTGCGTTAAATCCTCACTTTTCTGCTTTTCTTTCAGCCACTTAGCATTAATTTCATTTCTTTCTTCAGAAATTTTCGAAATATCTTCTTTTAAATGATCGATTTTGGTCTGGCTGCCTTCTCTTGAAATAGCGGCCAGCTCGATCTCCATCTGCATCAGCTTTCTGTCCAGAACATCAAGTTCTTCAGGTTTTGAATTGATTTCCATTCTCAACTTAGCAGAAGCCTCGTCGATAAGGTCAATTGCTTTATCCGGTAAGAATCTGTCTGAAATATATCTTTGAGACATTTCCACTGCAGCAATAATCGCTTCATCTTTGATTCTTACTTTATGGTGGGCTTCATATTTGTCTTTAATACCACGGAGAATAGAGATTGCAGATTCAGTATCCGGTTCTTCTACCATTACTTTTTGGAAACGTCTTTCTAAAGCTTTATCTTTTTCGAAATATTTTTGATACTCGCTTAGAGTTGTTGCTCCGATCGCTCTTAATTCTCCTCTTGCTAAAGCTGGTTTTAAGATGTTGGCCGCATCCATTGCGCCTTCACCGCCTCCGGCTCCTACCAATGTGTGGATCTCATCGATGAAAAGAATAATCTGTCCGTCAGATTTTATCACCTCGTTTACAACAGATTTCAAGCGCTCTTCAAATTCTCCTTTATATTTTGCACCTGCGATCAAAGCACCCATATCTAATGAATACAATGTTTTATCCATCAGGTTTTCAGGAATGTCTCCGGATATAATACGGTGGGCAATTCCTTCAGCAATAGCTGTTTTACCAACACCAGGCTCTCCAATTAAGATCGGGTTGTTCTTAGTTCTTCTTGAAAGAATCTGCAGTACGCGGCGGATTTCTTCGTCACGCCCGATTACAGGGTCTAGTTTTCCTTCGGCTGCTAATTCATTGAAGTTTTTAGCATATTTATTTAAGGACTGATACGTCTCTTCTGAACTTGCAGAAGTAGCTTTGCTTCCTTTTCTTAATTCTTTTATGCCGCCTTCCAAAAGACTTTTGGTTACGCCCATATCTTTTAACATCTTAGAAACTTCAGAACTGGTTTCTAAAAGTGACAACCATAAGTGCTCGATGGTCACAAATTCATCACCCATTTTTTTAGCGATGTTCGGTGCATCCAATAAAACTTTATTGGCAGATGGTGAAAGATAAATGTTTCCTCCCTGAACTTTAGGAAGTTTTTCTAAATTTTCACGATTGCGCTCTCTTACAAGATTAGCGTCTGCTTCAGACTTTTTAAGTAAGAAAGGCGAAATGTTTTCGTCTATCTGAAAAATACCCTCAAGTAAATGTTGAGGTTCTATGCTTTGATTACCCAATTCCATCGCGACCTGTTGTGCCGCTTGGATAGCCTCCTGTGATTTTACGGTATATTGGTTTAAGTTCATATTATATATTTTTTTTGTGGTTCAAGTTTAAGTTTTAAAAACATTAAGAAACTAAATTTTGAGACTTAGCCTCTTAATGCTATCAATTATTTATCATTTAATTCGATTGGGTTAACGCAAAAAGTATTCAATTATTAAATTTACAAAAAAATAAGACAAAATTTCCGAATATGGTATTTTTAACCTAAAATTAACTTGACAAAATTTCCGATTTTAAAATTTTGATTTGACAGAAGATTAGTTATTTTTGTAATCTACTCATGGAGCTTAAAGAAAAACAAAGAAAAATATTAGATGCCGCCGTAGAGCTTTTCAAAGAAAAAGGCTATATGGGCAGCTCTGTAAGAGATTTAGCCACTAAATTAAATATCAAAGCGGCTTCATTATATGCACATATCCGTTCCAAAGAAGAGATTCTTGAATGGATCTGTTTCGGTATTGCACAGGATTTTTTCGTTGAACTTCAAGAAGTAAAAAACACAGATTTGAATCCAAAAGATAAGCTTAATTTGTTTATTGACAAACATTTATCTGTTGTTTTAAAGAACCCTGATGTTACCCATATTTATTCCAATGAATGGAAACACCTTATAGAAAGACTTCCTGAATTTGTTGAATTAAGAAAAAAATACCAATCAGAAGTTGAACAATTGATTTCCGAAATTTATACAGCAGAAAATTGGGAGCTTAAATCTCCTGTTTTCATTACAAGATTTATCCTTCATACGCTCAATAACTCTTATTTCTGGTTCAAGCGCAATACAGATTCTACCCAAGAACTTACAAATGAAATAAGAGATAAAATACTTTACGGGTTGCTGGGAAACCAAAAATAGTTCGTAATAATCTTAAAACTGCATAAAGTTTAACCCAAATCTTTGCCTGTTCCGGTGAATCAGTTTCCGTTCAGAATGAGATAATAGATTTCAAAGCGTATTCTTCAAGTTAATTATTTAGAATGATTCAAAATATGACAAAAGTCATAATAATTTGGTCAGAAAGAAAAATATTTTTAATTTTGTTCCTAACAAATGTTAGTTAGTTTTATGGATTTTTCGGTTGAATATTTAGAAATTGATCAATTGAGAGCGCTTCAATCCGAGAGATTGATGAACTTAATTGATTATCTTGAGGAGAAATCAGGATTTTATAAGGGGAAGTTTAATGAGCTGGGGATTTCGTCTCAAGATATAAGGTCAATTGAAGATATTTCTAAACTGCCCATTACTTACAAACAGGATCTAAGGGATAATTATCCGTTTGGTTTATTTACGGTTCCAAAAAATGAACTGCAGAGAATTCACTGTTCAAGCGGAACTACAGGAAGACCGACCGTTGTAGGATACACAAAAGAAGATGTAGATCTTTTCAGTGAAGTTGTTGCAAGATCTTTATACGCCGCAGGGGCCAGACCGGGAATGCAGCTGCATAATGCCTACGGTTACGGTATTTTTACAGGAGGGCTTGGACTTCATTACGGAGCTGAAAAATTAGGGATGAGCGTTCTTCCTATTTCAGGAGGTATGACGACAAGACAGGTAGATTTAATCATGGATTTTAAACCTGAAGTGATCTGCTGCTCGCCGTCTTATGCTTTAACGATCGCTGATGAATTTGCAAAAAGAGGAATTACAGCGGATGAGATCAGTTTAAAATATGCTGTTTTAGGCTCAGAACCATGGACAGAAATTATAAGAAGTCATATTGAAGAAAAACTGGGAGTTCATGCTGTCAATATTTATGGTTTAAGCGAAATCATAGGCCCCGGAGTTTCAATGGAAGATTTTGAGGAAAAGGGTGGTTCTTACATTTGGGAAGATCATTTTTATCCTGAAATTTTAGATCCGGCCACAAAACAGCCGGTTCCATTTGGTGAAGAAGGCGTTTTAGTGATCACAACCTTAACTAAAAAGGCAATGCCTCTTTTAAGATATTGGACTAATGATATTACGAGTCTTTATTATGATAAAAATTCCAAAAGATCGATGGTGAAAATGAAACCAATCGTTGGAAGATCAGATGATATGCTGATTGTAAGAGGAGTCAATGTATATCCAAGCCAGGTGGAAGAAGCTTTTTCCCATGTGAAAGGAGTGATTCCTAATTATTACCTGACCCCGGTGGAAAAAGAGCAGATGTGTGTTGCATTAGATATAGATCTGGAGATCGATAATGATTTTGTAACATCTCAGAATTTTGAGAAAAATAGTGACGATTATAGTAACTTTATCAAAAATTTCGAACATACTATAGAAGGTGAAATTAAAAAAAGAGTAGGAATTACTACAAATGTAAAAATTCATGCTCAAGACAGTTTACCAAAATGTGAAGGGGGAAAAATTAATAGAATACTAAAGAAAAAATGAATTCATTTTATAAATTAAAAACTGTAAAAGTTCAGAAAGATACCCACGAAGCAGTGAATGTTGCGGTAGAAATTCCTGAAGAACTGAAGGATAAATTCAGATTCAAGCAGGGGCAGTATCTCAACTTTAAACTGATGGTTGACGGCAGTGAGGAACGCCGTTCTTATTCTATCTGCAATGCTCCAAGCGAAAAAAGCAATACATTGGAAGTATTGGTAAAGCTTTTAGAAGGAGGAAAAGTTTCTGGATATTTCAATGAACATCTTCATATGGATGAACTGCTGGAAGTGATGCCTCCGATGGGCGGTTTCAATACGAGCTATCATCCCATGAATACTAAAACATATATCGGTTTAGCAGCGGGAAGCGGAATCAGCCCGATTCTTTCCAATATCAAAGAAAGTCTTTATCAGGAGCCTAACAGCAATGCTTATTTGTTTTACAGCAACAGAAGCATGAACCACGTGATGAAAAAGGCTGAAATAGAAAAACTGGTTGAGGATTTTAACGGAAGATTGAAAGTAGTATACCTGGTAAGCCGTGAAAAACACGAAGATCCTATTTTTGAAGGAAGAATTTCTCCGGAGAAATTAGATAATTTATTTGAAAGATATGCTGATATCAATGTTCAGGATGCTACGTATTTCATCTGCGGCCCTGCAGACATGATTAAAGGTATTTCTGATTATTTGAAGAAAGAGAAAAAAGTACCTGCAATCCAGGTTTTATATGAATATTTCACAGCTCCGGACGAAGAGAACTCTGCGGAGATGAGTGAAGAGTTTAAAGCAATTCCGAATCTAGAAAGTATGGTAACAGTAATCATCGATGATGATGAGTAT
Coding sequences:
- the clpB gene encoding ATP-dependent chaperone ClpB — its product is MNLNQYTVKSQEAIQAAQQVAMELGNQSIEPQHLLEGIFQIDENISPFLLKKSEADANLVRERNRENLEKLPKVQGGNIYLSPSANKVLLDAPNIAKKMGDEFVTIEHLWLSLLETSSEVSKMLKDMGVTKSLLEGGIKELRKGSKATSASSEETYQSLNKYAKNFNELAAEGKLDPVIGRDEEIRRVLQILSRRTKNNPILIGEPGVGKTAIAEGIAHRIISGDIPENLMDKTLYSLDMGALIAGAKYKGEFEERLKSVVNEVIKSDGQIILFIDEIHTLVGAGGGEGAMDAANILKPALARGELRAIGATTLSEYQKYFEKDKALERRFQKVMVEEPDTESAISILRGIKDKYEAHHKVRIKDEAIIAAVEMSQRYISDRFLPDKAIDLIDEASAKLRMEINSKPEELDVLDRKLMQMEIELAAISREGSQTKIDHLKEDISKISEERNEINAKWLKEKQKSEDLTQIKKAIEALKLEAERASRAGDYAKVAEIQYGKIKEKEDALQQLELEMQNHQNELIKEEVTSENISEVIAKWTGIPVTKLIQSEREKLLHLETELHHRVVGQDEAIQAVADAIRRNRAGLSDEKKPIGSFLFLGTTGVGKTELAKALAEFLFDDENNMTRIDMSEYQERHSVSRLVGAPPGYVGYDEGGQLTEAVRRRPYSVVLLDEIEKAHPDVFNTLLQVLDDGRLTDNKGRVVNFKNSIIIMTSNLGSPLIQENFENITEENQDEIVDKTKIEVFDLLKQTLRPEFLNRIDEIVLFQPLRKKEIGKIVLYQLRGFNEMLAKRNIIMTSTQDAVDYIMNKGYDPAFGARPLKRVIQQEVLNKLSREILAGTVNDGDRITLDYFEETGLVFRPTEK
- a CDS encoding TetR/AcrR family transcriptional regulator — its product is MELKEKQRKILDAAVELFKEKGYMGSSVRDLATKLNIKAASLYAHIRSKEEILEWICFGIAQDFFVELQEVKNTDLNPKDKLNLFIDKHLSVVLKNPDVTHIYSNEWKHLIERLPEFVELRKKYQSEVEQLISEIYTAENWELKSPVFITRFILHTLNNSYFWFKRNTDSTQELTNEIRDKILYGLLGNQK
- a CDS encoding AMP-binding protein, with the translated sequence MDFSVEYLEIDQLRALQSERLMNLIDYLEEKSGFYKGKFNELGISSQDIRSIEDISKLPITYKQDLRDNYPFGLFTVPKNELQRIHCSSGTTGRPTVVGYTKEDVDLFSEVVARSLYAAGARPGMQLHNAYGYGIFTGGLGLHYGAEKLGMSVLPISGGMTTRQVDLIMDFKPEVICCSPSYALTIADEFAKRGITADEISLKYAVLGSEPWTEIIRSHIEEKLGVHAVNIYGLSEIIGPGVSMEDFEEKGGSYIWEDHFYPEILDPATKQPVPFGEEGVLVITTLTKKAMPLLRYWTNDITSLYYDKNSKRSMVKMKPIVGRSDDMLIVRGVNVYPSQVEEAFSHVKGVIPNYYLTPVEKEQMCVALDIDLEIDNDFVTSQNFEKNSDDYSNFIKNFEHTIEGEIKKRVGITTNVKIHAQDSLPKCEGGKINRILKKK
- a CDS encoding 2Fe-2S iron-sulfur cluster-binding protein translates to MNSFYKLKTVKVQKDTHEAVNVAVEIPEELKDKFRFKQGQYLNFKLMVDGSEERRSYSICNAPSEKSNTLEVLVKLLEGGKVSGYFNEHLHMDELLEVMPPMGGFNTSYHPMNTKTYIGLAAGSGISPILSNIKESLYQEPNSNAYLFYSNRSMNHVMKKAEIEKLVEDFNGRLKVVYLVSREKHEDPIFEGRISPEKLDNLFERYADINVQDATYFICGPADMIKGISDYLKKEKKVPAIQVLYEYFTAPDEENSAEMSEEFKAIPNLESMVTVIIDDDEYSFHLNSKKESILDKALKDQLPVPFACKGGVCCTCKAQVLEGEVFMEKNFALTEDEVARGYVLTCQCHPTTNVVMLNYDV